TTTCATCTTCGCGGATATCGCATGCAGGATGCAGCGTAGAAGTTCGTCAAGTTCCCGCCACGATCGATGCTCGCAGGTATTCGCGGTTCAACCTTGCGATGTTGCTCACGGAAATTTCTGCTGGGCAGGCGGCTTCGCATTCGTTGGTGTTGGTGCAGTGGCCGAAACCTTCGTCGTCCATCTTTGCGACCATCCCCAGCACTCGCTGATTTCGCTCGGGGACGCCCTGAGGTAAAATCGCAAGCTGTGAAACTTTGGCAGAGACAAACAGCATGGCCGACGCGTTCTTGCAGGCCGCAACGCACGCTCCGCAGCCGATACAGGCGGCTGCATCCATGGCCACTTCCTGCCGGTTACCCGGTACGGGAATCGCGTTGCCGTCCGGTGCATTTCCGGTACTGACGGAAACGTAGCCGCCGGTGGAAATAATGCGGTCGAAGGCCGATCGATCGACAACGAGGTCACGAATGACGGGAAATGCAGACGCTCTCCAGGGCTCAATGGTGATCGTGTCGCCATTGTTGAAGCGACGCATGTGGAGCTGGCACGTCGTCGTGGCTTTATCGGGGCCGTGTGCCTGACCGTTGATCATCAAGCTGCACATGCCGCAAATACCTTCGCGGCAATCGTGATCGAATTCGACGGGCTCTTCACCCGATTCGATCAGCTGTTCATTCAGCACGTCCAGCATTTCGAGAAACGACATGTGCGTGCTGACGCCGTTTAACTGGTAATTGCGGAACGCACCTTTGTCGTCGGGCCCGGCCTGTCGCCAGATTCGCAATGTCAGGTTCAGAAGGTCGCCGCTCATTATTTATAGCTCCTTGTTGTCGGAGGTACGTTCTCGAAGGTCAGCGGCTCTTTGTGAAGAGTGGGCTCTTCGCCGACGCCGTGATGTTCCCATGCCGCCACGTAGCTAAAGTCATCGTCGTTACGTTTGGCTTCACCTTCTTCAGACTGATACTCTTCGCGAAAATGCCCGCCGCAGGATTCGTTGCGATTCAGAGCATCTGTTGCAAGCAGTTCTGAAAACTCCATGAAGTCGGCGACTCGCCCTGCTTTTTCGAGACTCTGGTTAAGAGTCTCGCCGCTACCGAGCACTCGAACGTCACTCCAGAACTGTTCGCGAAGGTCTTTGATGTTGCCGATGGCGGATTCCAGACCGGCTTTGTTGCGGGCCATGCCGCAATTGTTCCACATGATCTTGCCAAGTTCCCGATGGAAACTGTCGACCGTGCGTTTTCCGCCGACGCCCATCAGTTGATCGATGCGACTCTTGGCTGCCTGAACGGCTTCGACGCAGGCCGGGTGATCTTCCGGAACTTTCGGTAGCGTCGCCTTCGCAAGGTGATCGCCAATCGTGTACGGAATGACAAAGTAGCCGTCCGAAAGCCCCTGCATTAATGCACTGGCTCCCAGTCGGTTGGCTCCATGATCGCTGAAGTTGGCTTCACCGAGCACGAACAAACCGGGCACGTTGCTCATCAAATGATAATCCACCCACAAACCGCCCATCGTATAGTGAACGGCGGGATAGATTTTCATCGGCTGCTTGTAGGGGTTTTCAGCCGTGATTTTCTGGTACATGTGGAACAGGTTGCCGTACTTCTTACGCACGGTGTCTTCACCGTCACGTTGGATGGCATCCGCGAAGTCCAGGTAGACGGCAAGCTGAGTATCGCCGACGCCGTAGCCGGCATCGCAGCGCTCTTTCGACGCTCGTGAGGCCACATCGCGCGGAACGAGGTTACCGAATGAAGGGTAACGACGTTCCAAATAATAATCTCGATCCGCTTCCGGGATCTCTGTGGGATGACGCTTGTCATCGGGACTCTTCGGCACCCAAACGCGACCATCGTTTCGCAGCGATTCACTCATCAACGTCAGCTTTGATTGGTAATCGCCACTGACAGGAATGCATGTTGGATGAATCTGCGTGTAACACGGATTCGCGAAATAGGCACCGCGTTTGTGACAACGCCACGCTGCTGTAACGTTACAGCCCTTCGCGTTCGTGGAAAGGTAATAGGCGTTGCCATAGCCGCCCGTGCAAAGCACAACGGCGTCGGCCGTGTGGGTTTCCAGCTGACCGGTCGTCAGGTTTCGAACGACAATGCCACGAGCCACGCCGTCCACGACGATCAGTTCAAGCATTTCACGCCGAGCGTACAGATCCACCTTGCCAAGCTGAACCTGGCGCATCATGGCCTGATAAGCACCCAGAAGCAG
This DNA window, taken from Fuerstiella marisgermanici, encodes the following:
- a CDS encoding succinate dehydrogenase/fumarate reductase iron-sulfur subunit; the encoded protein is MSGDLLNLTLRIWRQAGPDDKGAFRNYQLNGVSTHMSFLEMLDVLNEQLIESGEEPVEFDHDCREGICGMCSLMINGQAHGPDKATTTCQLHMRRFNNGDTITIEPWRASAFPVIRDLVVDRSAFDRIISTGGYVSVSTGNAPDGNAIPVPGNRQEVAMDAAACIGCGACVAACKNASAMLFVSAKVSQLAILPQGVPERNQRVLGMVAKMDDEGFGHCTNTNECEAACPAEISVSNIARLNREYLRASIVAGT
- a CDS encoding fumarate reductase/succinate dehydrogenase flavoprotein subunit, with amino-acid sequence MVHVASETLDSRVPEGAIETLWDKHRFNMKLVNPANKRKFSVIVVGTGLAGGAAAASLGELGYHVKSFCFQDSPRRAHSIAAQGGINAAKNYPNDGDSIWRLFYDTVKGGDYRAREANVYRLAQISNNIIDQCVAQGVPFAREYGGSLANRSFGGAQVSRTFYCRGQTGQQLLLGAYQAMMRQVQLGKVDLYARREMLELIVVDGVARGIVVRNLTTGQLETHTADAVVLCTGGYGNAYYLSTNAKGCNVTAAWRCHKRGAYFANPCYTQIHPTCIPVSGDYQSKLTLMSESLRNDGRVWVPKSPDDKRHPTEIPEADRDYYLERRYPSFGNLVPRDVASRASKERCDAGYGVGDTQLAVYLDFADAIQRDGEDTVRKKYGNLFHMYQKITAENPYKQPMKIYPAVHYTMGGLWVDYHLMSNVPGLFVLGEANFSDHGANRLGASALMQGLSDGYFVIPYTIGDHLAKATLPKVPEDHPACVEAVQAAKSRIDQLMGVGGKRTVDSFHRELGKIMWNNCGMARNKAGLESAIGNIKDLREQFWSDVRVLGSGETLNQSLEKAGRVADFMEFSELLATDALNRNESCGGHFREEYQSEEGEAKRNDDDFSYVAAWEHHGVGEEPTLHKEPLTFENVPPTTRSYK